A section of the Amblyomma americanum isolate KBUSLIRL-KWMA chromosome 2, ASM5285725v1, whole genome shotgun sequence genome encodes:
- the LOC144120021 gene encoding uncharacterized protein LOC144120021, which produces MAEETQQFQVNVHDFVSASNEGLGDLLAATDGDPALLQLRGYAETSWPDDKRDVPESVRPYWSYREEIHTQYGLLFRSIRDPVLKSPVQRLMGRQTRTLLPVPAQHLVPETVPSRTVHNRLQEIRQRQRTYYNRGSRHLPPLPQGQQITAYDTLHRTWAPAVFLRLAETLRSAILKTEDGRKIRRTREHIRDVIPRPDDPPASDNPGVAHDPPELRRSTRRLQPCRYPLPERR; this is translated from the exons ATGGCTGAAGAGACACAGCAGTTTCAAGTAAATGTGCATGATTTTGTTTCTGCTTCAAACGAAGGTCTCGGGGACCTCCTTGCAGCAACCGATGGCGATCCGGCTCTGCTCCAGCTACGTGGATACGCGGAAACAAGCTGGCCGGACGACAAGCGTGATGTCCCCGAATCCGTCCGCCCATACTGGTCATACCGGGAGGAGATACACACCCAGTACGGCCTGTTATTTCGCAGCATAAG GGATCCTGTGCTGAAGTCTCCTGTGCAGAGGCTTATGGGAAGGCAGACGAGAACCCTGCTCCCGGTACCGGCACAACACTTGGTTCCAGAGACTGTGCCCAGCAGAACCGTGCACAACAGACTCCAGGAAattcgccagcgccagagaacCTACTACAACCGTGGCTCCAGACATCTGCCTCCCCTGCCGCAGGGGCAGCAGATAACAGCGTACGACACGCTTCATCGGACCTGGGCACCTGCTGTCTTCCTGAGGCTAGCGGAGACACTGCGTTCCGCGATCCTGAAAACGGAAGACGGCCGGAAGATCAGGAGGACCCGGGAGCACATACGAGACGTAATACCTCGGCCAGACGATCCTCCAGCATCTGACAACCCAGGCGTCGCGCATGACCCCCCAGAGCTACGGCGAAGCACACGACGTCTCCAGCCCTGCCGCTACCCACTGCCGGAGAGACGTTAA